A region of Micromonospora chokoriensis DNA encodes the following proteins:
- the aspS gene encoding aspartate--tRNA ligase, protein MIRTHNAGSLRAADAGSTVTLAGWVARRRDHGGVIFVDLRDGSGVVQVVFREEDAHALRNEFCVKVVGEVTRRPDGNENPELPTGEVEVTAAELEVLSEAAPLPLPVDDQIEAGDDIRLRYRYLDLRRSGPANALRLRSRASHLARTVLHERDFLEIETPTLTRSTPEGARDFLVPVRLQPGSWYALPQSPQLFKQLLMVGGMERYYQIARCYRDEDFRADRQPEFTQLDIEMSFVTEDDVIDLGEAIVSALWKDLAGHEISRPIPRITWHDAMARYGSDKPDLRYGVELTELTEYLRGTEFRVFAGAIDAGGYVGAVVMPGGAAQSRKELDGWQDWAKARGARGLAYVVLDAETGEARGPVAKNLSAAHLGGLADAVGAKPGDAVFFAASATTREAQELLGAARVEIAKRSGLIDESAWAFCWVVDAPMFERTDEGGWTAVHHPFTSPNADWVDRFEGAPDRALAYAYDIVCNGNEIGGGSIRIHRGDVQKRVFDLLGITPEEAQDKFGFLLEAFKYGAPPHGGIAFGWDRVCMLLAGADSIREVIAFPKTRGGFDPLTSAPTPITAQQRTEAGIDAKPKPAAAAHTGTAGPAAPVADPV, encoded by the coding sequence GTGATCCGTACCCACAATGCCGGAAGCCTGCGCGCCGCGGACGCCGGCTCGACGGTGACGCTCGCCGGGTGGGTGGCCCGCCGGCGCGACCACGGCGGGGTCATCTTCGTCGACCTGCGCGACGGTTCCGGCGTCGTCCAGGTGGTGTTCCGCGAGGAGGACGCGCACGCGCTGCGCAACGAGTTCTGCGTGAAGGTCGTCGGCGAGGTGACCCGCCGGCCGGACGGCAACGAGAACCCGGAGCTGCCCACCGGCGAGGTCGAGGTGACCGCCGCCGAGTTGGAGGTGCTCTCCGAGGCGGCCCCGCTCCCGCTGCCGGTGGACGACCAGATCGAGGCCGGCGACGACATCCGGCTCCGGTACCGCTACCTGGACCTGCGCCGCAGCGGCCCGGCGAACGCGCTGCGGCTGCGCTCGCGCGCCAGCCACCTGGCCCGGACGGTGCTGCACGAGCGGGACTTCCTGGAGATCGAGACGCCGACGCTGACCCGCTCGACCCCCGAGGGCGCCCGCGACTTCCTGGTCCCGGTGCGTCTTCAGCCGGGCAGCTGGTACGCCCTGCCGCAGTCGCCGCAGCTGTTCAAGCAGCTGCTGATGGTCGGCGGCATGGAGCGGTACTACCAGATCGCCCGCTGCTACCGCGACGAGGACTTCCGGGCCGACCGGCAGCCCGAGTTCACGCAGCTCGACATTGAGATGTCGTTCGTCACCGAGGACGACGTGATCGACCTCGGCGAGGCGATCGTCTCGGCGCTCTGGAAGGACCTGGCCGGGCACGAGATCAGCCGGCCGATCCCGCGGATCACCTGGCACGACGCGATGGCTCGGTACGGCTCCGACAAGCCGGACCTGCGCTACGGCGTCGAGTTGACCGAGCTGACCGAGTACCTGCGCGGCACCGAGTTCCGGGTCTTCGCCGGTGCGATCGACGCGGGCGGTTACGTCGGCGCGGTCGTGATGCCGGGCGGCGCGGCGCAGAGCCGCAAGGAGCTGGACGGCTGGCAGGACTGGGCCAAGGCGCGTGGCGCCCGGGGGCTGGCGTACGTGGTGCTGGACGCCGAGACCGGCGAGGCGCGCGGGCCGGTGGCGAAGAACCTCTCCGCCGCGCACCTGGGCGGGCTGGCCGACGCGGTCGGCGCCAAGCCGGGCGACGCGGTCTTCTTCGCCGCCAGCGCCACCACGCGGGAGGCGCAGGAACTGCTGGGCGCGGCCCGGGTCGAGATCGCCAAGCGGTCCGGCCTGATCGACGAGAGCGCCTGGGCGTTCTGCTGGGTGGTCGACGCGCCGATGTTCGAGCGTACGGACGAGGGCGGCTGGACGGCCGTGCACCACCCGTTCACCTCGCCGAACGCCGATTGGGTGGACCGGTTCGAGGGCGCTCCGGACCGGGCCCTGGCGTACGCTTACGACATCGTCTGCAACGGCAACGAGATCGGCGGCGGGTCGATCCGTATCCACCGGGGTGACGTGCAGAAGCGGGTCTTCGACCTGCTCGGCATCACGCCCGAGGAGGCGCAGGACAAGTTCGGGTTCCTGTTGGAGGCGTTCAAGTACGGCGCCCCGCCGCACGGCGGCATCGCCTTCGGCTGGGACCGGGTGTGCATGCTGCTCGCCGGGGCCGATTCCATCCGTGAGGTCATCGCCTTCCCGAAGACCCGTGGTGGTTTCGACCCCCTGACCAGCGCTCCCACGCCGATCACCGCCCAGCAGCGCACCGAGGCCGGCATCGACGCGAAGCCCAAGCCGGCCGCGGCGGCGCACACCGGAACGGCCGGCCCGGCCGCCCCGGTAGCCGACCCGGTCTGA
- a CDS encoding sugar nucleotide-binding protein, whose product MRVLVVGGSGLLGRAVCSRAVDAGLSVVGTFHSGLIGVPGVDARRLDVTDRPAVRALVAEVRPDAVVGTPYRYGDWAVTADGAAHVALAAAEAGARLVHVSSDALHAGRPTPYPDDEPPTPVHAYGAAKAAAETAVRAIDPGAALVRTSLILGEGSKQIQLCRDALAGRAVLFSDELRCPIDVTDLADAVLELVVSSYAGLLNVAGPDAVSRAELGLLVAEREGLDPAGLKTATGAALGLSRPLDVRLDSARATDLLRTRLRGVRELLAP is encoded by the coding sequence GTGCGGGTACTTGTTGTCGGGGGCAGCGGGCTTCTGGGGCGTGCGGTGTGTTCGCGGGCCGTCGATGCTGGTCTGTCGGTCGTGGGGACGTTCCACTCCGGTCTGATCGGCGTTCCGGGGGTTGACGCGCGGCGGCTGGACGTGACCGACCGGCCCGCCGTGCGCGCGCTGGTCGCCGAGGTGCGGCCGGACGCCGTGGTGGGGACCCCCTATCGGTACGGGGACTGGGCGGTCACCGCCGACGGGGCCGCGCATGTGGCGCTCGCCGCCGCCGAAGCCGGTGCCCGGCTGGTACACGTGTCCAGCGACGCCCTGCATGCCGGTCGACCCACGCCGTACCCCGACGACGAACCACCGACGCCGGTGCACGCGTACGGCGCCGCGAAGGCCGCGGCCGAGACCGCCGTGCGGGCGATCGACCCCGGCGCGGCACTGGTGCGTACCTCGCTGATCCTGGGGGAGGGCAGCAAACAGATCCAGCTCTGCCGGGACGCGCTCGCCGGCCGGGCGGTCCTGTTCTCCGACGAGCTGCGGTGCCCGATCGACGTCACCGACCTGGCCGACGCCGTGCTGGAGTTGGTCGTCTCGTCGTACGCCGGGCTGCTCAACGTGGCCGGCCCGGACGCGGTGAGTCGGGCCGAGCTGGGTCTGCTGGTCGCCGAGCGGGAGGGCCTGGACCCGGCCGGGCTGAAGACCGCCACCGGGGCCGCCCTCGGACTGTCCCGACCCCTGGACGTACGCCTGGACTCCGCCCGAGCCACCGACCTGCTCCGGACGCGCCTGCGCGGGGTGCGCGAACTTTTGGCTCCGTGA
- a CDS encoding S1 family peptidase, whose protein sequence is MRPTRSSFRVAATVAVSGSLVVGALIGAPAQAAPAASPDAAAALSAALGDRSAGSYIDASGRSVVTVTDAAAASKASRAGAVVRYVTRGAAELNRATADLERSAKIPGTAWWSDPVTNQVVVSVDSTVTGAKLERVKAAAARANGAVRVEAEAGVLSTRISGGQAIYAGGGGRCSLGFNVRSGSTYSFLTAGHCTNISASWYSNSAQTALLGSRTGTSFPGNDYGIVRHNNSANAAGNVSLYNGSFRDITGAGNASVGQAVQRSGSTTGLRSGSVTATNATVNYAEGSVSGLIRTNVCAEPGDSGGSLFANTTALGLTSGGSGNCRTGGTTFFQPVTEALSRYGVSVF, encoded by the coding sequence ATGCGACCCACGAGGTCCTCGTTCCGCGTCGCGGCCACAGTCGCCGTGTCCGGATCCCTGGTCGTCGGCGCGCTCATCGGCGCACCCGCCCAGGCCGCTCCCGCCGCCTCGCCGGACGCCGCCGCCGCGCTCTCCGCGGCACTCGGCGACCGCTCGGCCGGCTCGTACATCGACGCCAGCGGCAGGTCCGTCGTCACGGTGACCGACGCCGCCGCCGCCAGCAAGGCGAGCAGGGCCGGCGCCGTCGTCCGCTACGTCACCCGCGGTGCCGCCGAGCTCAACCGGGCCACCGCCGACCTGGAGCGCTCCGCCAAGATTCCGGGCACCGCCTGGTGGAGCGACCCGGTCACCAACCAGGTCGTCGTCTCCGTGGACAGCACCGTCACCGGGGCGAAGCTGGAGCGGGTCAAGGCCGCCGCCGCGCGGGCCAACGGCGCGGTCCGGGTCGAAGCCGAGGCCGGCGTGCTGAGCACCCGGATCTCCGGCGGTCAGGCCATCTACGCCGGCGGGGGCGGGCGCTGCTCGCTCGGCTTCAACGTGCGCAGTGGCAGCACCTACTCGTTCCTGACGGCCGGGCACTGCACCAACATCTCGGCCAGCTGGTACTCGAACTCCGCCCAGACCGCGCTGCTCGGCAGCCGTACCGGCACCAGCTTCCCGGGTAACGACTACGGCATCGTGCGGCACAACAACTCGGCCAACGCCGCCGGCAACGTGTCGCTCTACAACGGCAGCTTCCGCGACATCACCGGCGCCGGCAACGCCTCCGTCGGCCAGGCGGTGCAGCGCTCCGGCAGCACCACCGGCCTGCGCAGCGGCTCGGTGACCGCGACCAACGCCACGGTGAACTACGCCGAGGGTTCGGTCTCCGGTCTGATCCGCACCAACGTCTGCGCCGAGCCGGGCGACAGCGGCGGCTCGCTGTTCGCCAACACCACGGCCCTGGGCCTGACCTCCGGTGGTAGCGGCAACTGCCGCACCGGCGGCACGACCTTCTTCCAGCCGGTCACCGAGGCGCTCAGCCGCTACGGCGTCAGCGTCTTCTGA
- a CDS encoding replication-associated recombination protein A → MESDALFSFGEPAGSRSAPDGAAGVDGFTAVADDSPLPVRMRPTSLDELIGQDHLLAPGAPLRQLVSGGAPMSVILWGPPGSGKTTIAHLVAGATDRRFVAMSALSAGVKDVRAVIETARRQRRSGGPQTVLFIDEVHRFSKTQQDSLLAAVEDRTVTLLAATTENPYFSVISPLLSRCVLLTLQPLDDEAVRGLLRRAVADKRGLDAALTLTTEAEDHLVRLASGDVRKALTALEAAAASATALGTGRIDLATAEQAVDVAAVRYDRDGDAHYDVVSAFIKSMRGSDVDAAVHWLARMLVAGEDARFIARRLVIFASEDVGMADPGALSVATAAAHAVEYVGLPEAQLNLAQAVIHLATAPKSNSATTAIGAAIADVRAGRGGSVPRGLRDAHYAGARGLGHGTGYRYPHDDQRGVVTQQYVPDDLVGTDYYQPSPHGAERAVAGRLPVLRRIVRGLPAPAARPDTPAAEPSVTAQTASALPGESGRPATGTGTPGTMQDSGTDAAGEGRQ, encoded by the coding sequence ATGGAGTCCGACGCCCTCTTCTCTTTCGGTGAACCCGCCGGGTCGCGCAGCGCGCCCGACGGTGCCGCCGGTGTCGACGGCTTCACCGCGGTGGCCGACGACTCGCCACTGCCCGTCCGCATGCGCCCCACGAGCCTCGACGAGCTGATCGGGCAGGATCACCTGCTCGCCCCGGGGGCCCCGTTACGGCAGTTGGTGTCCGGCGGCGCGCCGATGTCGGTGATCCTCTGGGGCCCGCCCGGCAGCGGCAAGACCACCATCGCGCATCTGGTGGCCGGGGCGACCGACCGCCGCTTCGTCGCCATGTCGGCGCTCTCCGCCGGCGTGAAGGACGTGCGGGCGGTGATCGAGACGGCCCGCCGCCAGCGCCGTTCGGGCGGCCCGCAGACCGTGCTCTTCATCGACGAGGTGCACCGGTTCAGCAAGACGCAGCAGGATTCGCTGCTCGCCGCCGTCGAGGACCGTACTGTCACGTTGCTGGCCGCCACCACCGAGAACCCATACTTCTCGGTCATCTCACCGCTGTTGTCGCGGTGCGTGCTGCTCACCCTGCAACCGTTGGACGACGAGGCGGTGCGGGGCCTGCTGCGTCGCGCGGTCGCCGACAAGCGCGGCCTCGACGCGGCGCTCACACTGACCACCGAGGCCGAGGACCACCTGGTCCGGCTCGCCTCCGGTGACGTCCGCAAGGCACTCACCGCGCTGGAGGCGGCGGCGGCCTCCGCCACGGCGCTCGGCACCGGCCGGATCGACCTGGCCACCGCCGAGCAGGCGGTCGACGTGGCAGCGGTGCGTTACGACCGCGACGGCGACGCCCACTACGACGTCGTCAGCGCCTTCATCAAGAGCATGCGCGGGTCGGACGTGGACGCCGCCGTGCACTGGTTGGCGCGCATGCTGGTCGCCGGCGAGGACGCCCGGTTCATCGCCCGCCGCCTGGTCATCTTCGCCAGCGAGGACGTGGGGATGGCCGACCCCGGGGCCTTGAGCGTCGCCACCGCGGCCGCGCACGCGGTCGAGTACGTCGGGCTTCCCGAAGCGCAGCTCAACCTGGCCCAGGCGGTGATCCACCTGGCCACCGCCCCCAAGTCGAACTCGGCCACCACCGCCATCGGGGCCGCGATCGCCGACGTCCGGGCGGGTCGTGGCGGCTCCGTGCCACGAGGGCTGCGCGACGCGCACTACGCCGGAGCCCGGGGACTGGGTCACGGGACCGGCTACCGCTACCCGCACGACGACCAGCGCGGCGTGGTCACCCAGCAGTACGTCCCGGACGATCTGGTGGGCACCGACTACTACCAGCCCAGTCCGCACGGGGCGGAACGGGCGGTGGCCGGCCGGCTGCCGGTGCTGCGCCGCATCGTGCGTGGTCTGCCCGCCCCGGCCGCCCGTCCGGACACCCCGGCAGCAGAGCCGTCCGTAACGGCGCAGACCGCGTCGGCGCTCCCTGGCGAGAGCGGTCGCCCGGCGACGGGCACGGGCACCCCCGGCACTATGCAGGACAGCGGCACCGACGCCGCAGGAGAGGGTCGACAGTGA
- a CDS encoding acyl-ACP desaturase — translation MTVSTTLSQTALLVELEPVVARNLDRHLTLAKEWFPHEYVPWSEGRTFDGPLGGEAWSPTDSTIPDVARTALIVNLLTEDNLPSYHHEIATLFGRDGAWGTWVHRWTAEEGRHGVAIRDYLTVTRAVDPVALERARMTHMSEGYTNAHGDEVLHSLAYVSFQELATRISHRNTGKATGDPACEALLARVAADENLHMVFYRNLLAAAFELAPSQAMRAVADVVADFQMPGNGIEGFARKSVAIALAGIYDLRQHRDEVLQPVLRQWDVFNVTGLDADGAAAQEQLAAHLQDLDRAASRFEEKRDARAARLAAR, via the coding sequence GTGACCGTCAGCACCACACTGAGTCAGACCGCACTGCTCGTCGAGTTGGAGCCCGTGGTTGCCCGCAACCTGGACCGACACCTCACTCTGGCCAAGGAGTGGTTCCCGCACGAGTACGTGCCGTGGAGCGAGGGGCGCACCTTCGACGGGCCGCTCGGCGGCGAGGCGTGGTCGCCGACCGACTCGACGATCCCGGACGTGGCCCGCACCGCGCTGATCGTGAACCTGCTGACCGAGGACAACCTGCCCTCGTACCACCACGAGATCGCCACCCTGTTCGGCCGCGACGGCGCGTGGGGCACCTGGGTGCACCGGTGGACCGCCGAGGAGGGCCGGCACGGCGTCGCGATCCGCGACTACCTGACCGTCACCCGCGCCGTCGACCCGGTGGCGTTGGAGCGGGCCCGGATGACGCACATGTCGGAGGGCTACACCAACGCCCACGGCGACGAGGTGCTGCACTCGCTCGCGTACGTCTCGTTCCAGGAGCTGGCCACCCGGATCTCGCACCGCAACACCGGCAAGGCCACCGGCGACCCGGCCTGCGAGGCGCTGTTGGCCCGGGTGGCCGCCGACGAGAACCTGCACATGGTCTTCTACCGCAACCTGCTCGCCGCCGCGTTCGAGCTGGCCCCGAGCCAGGCCATGCGGGCGGTCGCCGACGTGGTTGCCGACTTCCAGATGCCGGGCAACGGCATCGAGGGTTTCGCCCGTAAGTCCGTGGCAATTGCCCTGGCCGGCATCTACGACCTGCGTCAACACCGCGACGAGGTGCTGCAGCCGGTCCTGCGTCAGTGGGACGTCTTCAACGTGACCGGCCTCGACGCCGACGGCGCGGCGGCCCAGGAGCAGCTGGCGGCCCACCTGCAGGACCTCGACCGCGCCGCGAGCCGCTTCGAGGAGAAGCGCGACGCCCGAGCCGCCCGCCTGGCCGCCCGCTAA
- a CDS encoding ArsR/SmtB family transcription factor: protein MENEPLDGRTEPRRVDLDARQVRVLAHPLRMRLLGSLRIDGPATATALAERLGTNTGATSYHLRQLAEVGLVAEDPDRGSGRQRWWQSAHDMSHFEPTDFDEDPDARAAVQWIQADQVRLMGELAERWMAVEHHQSRAWRDAAGMSDLVLPLAPDRLRALNDDLWAVLMRYRDEAAVDIRQHDEADVDASDVKPVHVFLAGFPRLDERW from the coding sequence ATGGAGAACGAGCCACTCGACGGCCGTACCGAGCCACGCCGCGTTGATCTGGATGCCCGGCAGGTTCGCGTGCTGGCTCACCCGCTGCGGATGCGACTGCTCGGCTCGCTGCGCATCGACGGCCCGGCGACCGCGACTGCCCTCGCCGAGAGGTTGGGCACCAACACCGGGGCGACCAGCTACCACCTGCGGCAACTCGCCGAGGTGGGGCTCGTGGCCGAGGACCCCGACCGCGGCAGCGGGCGGCAGCGCTGGTGGCAGTCGGCGCACGACATGAGTCACTTCGAGCCCACCGACTTCGACGAGGACCCGGATGCGCGCGCAGCGGTCCAGTGGATCCAAGCGGATCAGGTGCGGCTGATGGGTGAGTTGGCGGAGCGTTGGATGGCCGTGGAGCACCACCAGTCGCGGGCGTGGCGAGACGCGGCGGGCATGAGTGACCTGGTGCTGCCGCTCGCCCCGGACCGGCTACGTGCTCTCAACGACGACCTGTGGGCAGTGCTGATGCGCTACCGCGACGAAGCCGCGGTCGACATCCGCCAGCACGACGAGGCCGACGTCGACGCCTCGGATGTGAAACCCGTGCATGTGTTCCTGGCGGGCTTCCCCCGACTGGACGAGCGCTGGTGA
- a CDS encoding DUF998 domain-containing protein: MRAVPNWAVATAAAAPLLLVTGWTVAEARQPAGYDPVRDTISELAGHDAVDAWIMITCLVLLGCCYLAVAAVLHAAGLPSRFLLAVGGVATIALVAFPRPTVGGSLSHGIVATVAVLALALWPAGSALWLPRGHDTAHPNRPEPPWAFRRAVGLSATVVLLALFGWFAFEVTSGSRTGLAERVTAVAVSLWPLLAILSARRAHLAWVAGGVTPVGTAPVTGVVPPDPLRPADGPDRLA; encoded by the coding sequence ATGCGCGCCGTACCGAACTGGGCCGTCGCCACGGCGGCCGCCGCACCCCTGTTGCTGGTGACCGGCTGGACGGTCGCGGAGGCGCGGCAACCCGCCGGCTACGACCCGGTGCGGGACACCATCAGCGAGTTGGCCGGGCACGACGCCGTCGACGCCTGGATCATGATCACCTGCCTGGTGCTGCTCGGCTGCTGCTACCTGGCCGTCGCCGCCGTGCTGCACGCGGCCGGGCTGCCCAGTCGTTTCCTGCTCGCCGTCGGTGGGGTGGCGACCATCGCGCTCGTCGCGTTTCCCCGGCCCACGGTGGGTGGTTCGCTCAGCCACGGCATCGTGGCGACCGTGGCGGTCCTGGCCCTGGCCCTGTGGCCGGCCGGTTCGGCGCTGTGGCTGCCGCGCGGGCACGACACCGCGCACCCGAACCGACCCGAACCGCCCTGGGCGTTCCGCCGGGCCGTGGGACTGAGCGCCACAGTGGTGCTGCTCGCGCTCTTCGGCTGGTTCGCGTTCGAGGTGACCAGCGGGTCCCGCACCGGGCTCGCGGAGCGGGTGACGGCGGTGGCGGTCTCCCTGTGGCCCCTGTTGGCGATCCTCTCCGCCCGGCGGGCGCACCTGGCCTGGGTCGCCGGTGGCGTGACACCTGTCGGCACGGCTCCGGTCACCGGTGTCGTACCCCCGGATCCCCTGCGGCCGGCGGACGGACCGGACCGGCTCGCCTGA
- the hisS gene encoding histidine--tRNA ligase encodes MSKPTPISGFPEWTPGQRMVEQFVLDRIRATFELYGFAPLETRAVEPLDQLLRKGETSKEVYVIRRLHADAEGAGGDDQLGLHFDLTVPFARYVLENAGKLAFPFRRYQIQKVWRGERPQEGRYREFVQADIDIVDRDTLAPHHEAEMPLVIGDALRSLPIPPVTIQVNNRKICEGFYRGIGLTDPEAALRAVDKLDKIGPAKVADLLAQTAGASEAQAKACLALAEISAPDASFADAVRALGVSDPLLDEGVDELVRVVETAAEHSPGLCVADLRIARGLDYYTGTVYETQLRGYERFGSICSGGRYDNLASAGAVSYPGVGISIGVTRLLGLLFGAGALSVSREVPTAVLVAVTNEERRTASNRVAEALRRSGVPTEVSPSAAKFGKQIRYAERRGIPYVWFPGVDGASDEVKDIRSGEQVTAVAQEWMPPVEDLKPTVG; translated from the coding sequence ATGAGCAAGCCCACGCCCATCTCCGGTTTCCCGGAGTGGACCCCCGGTCAGCGGATGGTCGAGCAGTTCGTGCTGGACCGGATCCGGGCCACCTTCGAGCTGTACGGCTTCGCGCCGCTGGAGACCCGCGCGGTGGAGCCGCTGGACCAGCTGCTGCGCAAGGGCGAGACCTCGAAGGAGGTCTACGTGATTCGGCGGTTGCACGCCGACGCGGAGGGCGCGGGCGGCGACGACCAGTTGGGCCTGCACTTCGACCTGACCGTGCCGTTCGCCCGGTACGTGCTGGAGAACGCCGGCAAGTTGGCGTTCCCGTTCCGCCGCTACCAGATCCAGAAGGTGTGGCGGGGTGAGCGGCCGCAGGAGGGCCGTTACCGGGAGTTCGTCCAGGCCGACATCGACATCGTCGACCGGGACACCCTCGCCCCGCACCACGAGGCGGAGATGCCCCTGGTCATCGGGGACGCCCTGCGCTCGTTGCCGATTCCGCCGGTGACCATCCAGGTCAACAACCGCAAGATCTGCGAGGGCTTCTACCGGGGCATCGGGCTGACCGACCCGGAGGCGGCGCTGCGCGCTGTCGACAAGCTCGACAAGATCGGCCCGGCGAAGGTGGCCGACCTGCTGGCCCAGACCGCCGGTGCGAGCGAGGCGCAGGCCAAGGCGTGCCTGGCGCTCGCCGAGATCTCCGCGCCGGACGCCTCGTTCGCGGACGCCGTCCGGGCCCTCGGGGTGAGCGACCCGCTGCTCGACGAGGGCGTCGACGAGTTGGTCCGGGTGGTGGAGACCGCCGCCGAGCACTCGCCCGGCCTCTGCGTGGCGGACCTGCGCATCGCCCGTGGTCTGGACTACTACACGGGCACTGTCTACGAGACCCAGCTGCGCGGCTACGAGCGGTTCGGCTCGATCTGCTCCGGCGGCCGGTACGACAACCTGGCCAGCGCGGGCGCTGTCTCGTACCCCGGGGTGGGGATCTCGATCGGGGTGACCCGGCTGCTCGGGTTGCTCTTCGGCGCGGGGGCGTTGTCGGTCTCCCGGGAGGTGCCGACCGCCGTGCTCGTCGCGGTGACGAACGAGGAGCGGCGGACGGCCAGTAACCGGGTCGCCGAGGCCCTGCGCCGCAGTGGCGTGCCCACCGAGGTGTCGCCGAGCGCGGCGAAGTTCGGTAAGCAGATCCGCTACGCCGAGCGGCGGGGGATTCCGTACGTCTGGTTCCCGGGCGTCGACGGAGCGTCGGACGAGGTGAAGGACATCCGCTCGGGTGAGCAGGTCACGGCCGTCGCCCAGGAGTGGATGCCGCCCGTGGAGGACCTCAAGCCGACGGTCGGTTGA
- a CDS encoding winged helix-turn-helix transcriptional regulator has translation MRPAALDWSVDNCTIARAMEILGERWTLVVLREVFTGVRRFDDMRVRTGIPRQVLTNRLAGLVEEGVLAREPYREPGSRVRHEYRLTEKGLDLWPVLVAVLGWGDRYLADPEGPPLTVAHRDCDAPVRVELRCADGHDVERTRDVVPRPGPGARRRTS, from the coding sequence ATGCGACCCGCGGCACTGGACTGGTCGGTGGACAACTGCACCATCGCCCGCGCGATGGAGATCCTCGGCGAGCGGTGGACCCTCGTGGTGCTCCGGGAGGTGTTCACCGGCGTGCGCCGATTCGACGACATGCGGGTGCGCACCGGCATTCCGCGTCAGGTGCTGACCAACCGCCTGGCCGGCCTCGTCGAGGAGGGCGTGCTGGCCCGTGAGCCGTACCGGGAACCGGGCAGTCGCGTGCGCCACGAGTACCGGCTGACCGAGAAGGGCCTGGACCTCTGGCCGGTGCTGGTCGCCGTGCTCGGTTGGGGCGACCGGTACCTCGCCGACCCGGAGGGGCCGCCGCTCACCGTCGCGCACCGTGACTGCGACGCGCCGGTACGCGTCGAGTTGCGCTGCGCCGACGGGCACGACGTGGAGCGGACGCGCGACGTCGTGCCGCGCCCGGGCCCCGGCGCCCGTCGCCGTACGTCCTGA
- a CDS encoding PaaI family thioesterase, producing the protein MTQTQEPGRSRTFSWADPAANAAQVGRRSGIDMLRAMIAGELAAPPVMHLLDMTRMQADEGRVSVELTPQEFHYNPLGTVHGGVLSTLLDTAAGCAVHTTLPAGVGYTSLDLNVKFLRPVTVDSGTLRCEGTVLQRGRRTALAEARITDANDRLIAHATSTCLLLPQPQP; encoded by the coding sequence ATGACGCAGACGCAGGAACCGGGGCGCAGCCGCACCTTCAGCTGGGCGGACCCGGCGGCCAACGCCGCCCAGGTCGGTCGACGCAGCGGCATCGACATGCTGCGGGCGATGATCGCCGGCGAACTGGCCGCACCGCCGGTGATGCACCTCCTCGACATGACCCGGATGCAGGCCGACGAGGGGCGGGTCAGCGTCGAGCTCACCCCGCAGGAGTTCCACTACAACCCACTCGGCACCGTCCACGGTGGCGTGCTGTCGACCCTGCTGGACACCGCCGCCGGGTGCGCCGTGCACACCACCCTGCCGGCCGGCGTCGGCTACACGTCGCTGGACCTCAACGTGAAGTTCCTCCGCCCGGTCACCGTCGACAGCGGCACCCTGCGCTGCGAGGGCACGGTGCTGCAACGCGGCCGTCGCACGGCCCTGGCCGAGGCCCGCATCACCGACGCGAACGACCGCCTGATAGCCCACGCCACCAGCACCTGCCTCCTCCTCCCCCAACCCCAACCCTGA
- a CDS encoding GNAT family N-acetyltransferase yields MLIDDQVLTDRDAVLGAVGHHPFARHALGRATPTAAYQRDGAVLWLVAPEHGPAGCAIGPAEPTLEICVALAADGVLRPGQRLHLPRHDRGLLTGRLAVDEHSDWDFHWTTTPPPAQPNEQQVVRLTDADLPALTALVDEAFPSSTSRPGDPRVVDWYGIRAGDRLVACGADRSQGDLGFVAGLTVAPDQRGRGLGASLTAGMTRALLARHDTVGLGVYTHNVGAARLYRRLGYTFTLALSSIRLA; encoded by the coding sequence ATGCTCATCGACGACCAGGTGCTGACGGACCGGGACGCCGTCCTGGGCGCTGTCGGCCACCACCCGTTCGCCCGGCACGCGCTCGGGCGGGCCACGCCGACGGCCGCGTACCAGCGCGACGGCGCCGTGCTCTGGTTGGTGGCGCCCGAGCACGGACCGGCCGGCTGCGCGATCGGCCCGGCCGAACCGACGCTGGAGATCTGTGTCGCGCTCGCCGCCGACGGAGTGCTGCGTCCGGGACAGCGGCTGCACCTGCCCCGGCACGATCGCGGTCTGCTGACCGGACGACTCGCGGTGGACGAGCACAGCGACTGGGACTTCCACTGGACGACCACGCCACCACCGGCCCAGCCGAACGAACAGCAGGTGGTACGCCTCACCGACGCCGACCTTCCCGCACTCACGGCACTGGTCGACGAGGCGTTCCCCAGCAGCACCTCCCGCCCCGGCGACCCGCGGGTGGTCGACTGGTACGGCATCCGGGCCGGCGACCGGCTGGTGGCGTGCGGCGCGGACCGCAGCCAGGGCGACCTAGGCTTCGTCGCCGGCCTCACCGTCGCCCCCGACCAGCGAGGGCGCGGCCTGGGCGCGTCCCTGACCGCCGGGATGACCCGGGCGCTGCTGGCGCGGCATGACACCGTGGGGCTCGGCGTCTACACGCACAACGTCGGCGCGGCCCGCCTCTACCGTCGGCTCGGCTACACCTTCACCCTCGCCCTCAGCTCGATCCGCCTCGCCTGA